Proteins encoded together in one Salvelinus namaycush isolate Seneca chromosome 26, SaNama_1.0, whole genome shotgun sequence window:
- the LOC120021686 gene encoding prostaglandin E synthase-like: MGRSYQIIMLENKVFSCFVFYSVLLVIKMYIIAIITGQVRLRKKAFANPEDAQRHGGLQHFRQDPDVERCQRAHRNDMENIVPFLFLGAVYSLIGPSLAVARAHFLVFFLFRMLHTLAYLCVLRAPTRSLAYVIAQVPCISMAVQILAAVSSYASSDSIGDRVNL, translated from the exons ATGGGAAGATCATACCAAATAATCATGTTAGAGAACAAGGttttttcctgttttgtattcTATAGTGTTCTCCTGGTAATCAAGATGTACATCATAGCAATCATCACTGGACAAGTAAGGCTGCGCAAAAAG GCTTTTGCGAACCCAGAGGACGCGCAGAGACATGGTGGCCTCCAGCACTTCAGACAGGATCCAGATGTAGAGCGGTGCCAAAG GGCTCACCGTAACGACATGGAGAATATCGTCCCCTTCCTGTTCCTGGGGGCCGTCTACTCCCTGATTGGCCCGTCGCTGGCCGTGGCCCGCGCTCACTTCCTGGTCTTCTTCCTATTCCGCATGCTCCATACGCTGGCCTACCTCTGTGTCCTGCGGGCACCCACGCGCTCCCTGGCCTACGTGATCGCCCAGGTGCCCTGCATCTCCATGGCCGTTCAGATTCTCGCGGCGGTGTCCTCGTATGCGTCTTCTGACTCTATTGGTGACCGCGTCAATCTGTGA